Below is a window of Pochonia chlamydosporia 170 chromosome 7, whole genome shotgun sequence DNA.
ACCCTTATTAAGGACATATCTGTACTTTATGACCACTATCTTCCATACATACTAGACTTAATAAGACATAAGATTGTATTAAAGACGTTAAATAATAAGATGCTAAAGATTATATACAGGCCGCTTATTAATGTGTTTAATTTTAACCTAGACGCTAATAGTTAGAGCCTTCTGTAGATGAAACGTAAGGATAAGATAATATGGTTTGTCCAGACTCAGTTTGAAGCCCTTAAGGTAACCTACTAAACTAATACCACCTGTCTGTCTTGCCCTTTAACGACATTGGCGGCTTTACCTTCGCCAAGGAGCGCAAAGATGAGAACCCATTGCTTGCTCCAAGCATCTGGATGAGATACTCTCTAGAGCCAGACGGAACTAAGTTTCTCCGAAGCTTTGTTATGGTGCTAGCTCCCCGCAGCAACAGTAACACGTAAACATCAGACGGCAAAACATCTAGTCGTCTAGATCCAGCTTGTGACACAAAGCCTGAGTGAAAATCTCGAAAAACTCTCATCCGCAATGAACACGCCTGTACTTCAACTTGAAGGGCCGACGCAGGCTACTGACGCTGAGTCCGGTTGTGGGCCGGTGCATATCTGTTGCCTTGGTGGGGTTGTGTATGTGGTGGGTGGGCGCTTTACTCTGCTGTTGGCTGGATCCGTGCCGCCCCCTGTCCATACGGTGGACGAAGTTACATGAGATGAGGGGTTTGGCTGATCAGCTGGACAACACGGATTCTCCCCTACTCATTTGTTTTCATCTCGAAGCAACTTAGCCAGTACCGAAAGTGGACAAAAACAAGAGTATTGCGGGTGAGGACGAAATATTCAGCGATGGTGTGTCATTGAAGGATATATGATGAATCCGAATTTCACAAGTTCTAATCTATGATTGTGTAGGGCGACACGACGTCCGAAAACTTTCTTAGAGTCATCGTCGATCCGGATGATGCGTGTGTTGAGTACGCCAGACCCGAAACAAAACGTCTCATATTGCCCGCCGTGTTAAGTCAGACTAACGCCATTCCACGGGTCTTTATAGCATCGTCGCTGTTCATGGCCTTAATCCATTTAACACCAAATTTCACGCTgaaaggacatggactgtTCATAGCGACAGCGACAGAGGTGCACTATGGTTGCGGGATTTCCTTCCGAAGCAGTTGCCAAACGCGCGTGTGATGCTCTTTGGGTACAATTCCAACGTTGCGTTTGAGACTTCGATTAGTGGCGTCCGCGAACAGGCATCGAACTTATTGAACCGACTCCAGTTAAAACGCCGTGATGCGGCTAATAGGCCGATTGTCTTTATTGCACACAGCCTTGGGGGCATCGTAGTGAAACAGGTATCCACTTGCCCTCTCAGGTTGCCTAATAAAGCAGAGGAGGCTAACATCTACAACTTTCATCAAAGGCCCTAGTCGAGACAAAATTGAACCCAACATACGAAGTAATCGGTAGGTTGACATACGGCATAGCTTTCTTCGGAACCCCCCACCAAGGCAGCGACAAGGCCGGCCTCGGAGAAATTGTCGCAACAGTGACGCGTGCAGTGCGACGAGATGTGCCAAATTCTTTCATGGAGTCATTGAAGAAGGATACACTCTTCTCTAACGAGCTCATTGAGAACTTCAAGCACCAACTCGAAGACCGACACATCATCAGCTTTTTCGAGACGAAGCCATATAAGAAGCATGGACTGAAGCTGGGACTGGTATGTTTGAGCCATCCACAATAGCCAAATTTTGTTGAATACTTGTTCCCCTGTATACTATTGAACCTACTCCCTCCTCTGCTTCACTTACTAATTCGGGGTTTTGTCTTGGGTTGCAGATTGTTGATAAGAAGTCAGCCACATTAGGGCTTCCAGGCACCCGTGAAACATCGATTGGACTCGACTCTGATCATGATGAGATGTGTAAATTTGCGTCAGCCGATGATGACATGTATGAGCAGGTGGCTGGAAACATTATACAGCTTGTCGAGCGTGCGGTTGAAGACGCAAAGCATCGCCAGAGGCTTGCCGACCTGGCGCTTCCTATTGCTAGTCCTGGTGATGGCAACAATAGGATTGCAGCACGTACGTAGTTTTTCTCTCAATTTTACAATACGGGCTCGGCAAGGAAGAGCCTGATTGTAAATGATGCCATTATGATATGTGCTGAATCGCCTGTACTGACCCCTGATGAAAATGTAGAAGAGCAACTGAAGATAGCAAAGGACCAGCTCCAAGCCCAGGTAAACCTTGTTCAGAAGAGGACGTCCGACATGGAACAGGAGTGCCACCAGCTATTCCGCCTCACAAATAGCAACAGAGATATCACATACGAGTGGTATAAAGACCAAGTGAGGGAAAGGGTTGACGGCACGTGCATGTGGCTCCTCGAACACAAGCATTTCCAGAGTTGGCTAACACGGGAGTCTGGGCCTCTGCTAATTACAGCAGATCCTGGTTGTGGTAAGTCAGTGCTAGCTAAGTACCTAATCGACTACGGCTTGCCACAATCATCAACTATCTGCTACTTCTTCTTTAAGGATCATGATCAGAATACAGTCCGGCAAGCGCTTTGCGCACTACTCCACCAGCTCTTTAATCAGAAGCTACCTCTAATTAAATACGCCTTACCATATTATATAAAGCATGGCAAAGGTCTTATTAACTCAACAAGATCGCTTTGGGAAATTCTACAAATGGCTATAAATAATAATGAGGCGGGACCAGTAATCGTGGTCCTTGATGCCTTAGACGAATGCGCTGAGTTAGACTTTGCCAACTTAATGCAAAATATAAGAAGCCAAGTCTGCAGCAGCCGGTCTAAACATAGCAAGTTAAAGTACCTTCTAACGAGTCGCCCGTACAACGAGATCACGTCTAAATTCCGAGACCTTTTGGAACCGTTTCCAAGTATGCGTATACCAGGGGAGGAAGATTCGGAAACCATTAGTCAGGAGGTAAATCGCGTCATCACATACCGAGTCAATCAACTGCGGACGAAAGACCCAACAAAGGGTCAGATGGAGGGCCTCTCACCCGAAATTAAGAGGCACCTGAAGAGAAGACTGCAGAAGATCACCCACCGCACCTACCTTTGGGTACACCTTATGTTTGATTACTTGGATAAAGAAGACTTCAAGAGAACGAAAAAAGGGGTAGACTCAGCAATTACAGCATTCCCCAGGAGTATTAATGAGGCATATGAGCAAATTCTTAACAAGTCCAAAGACGATCCAATAGTTCGAAAGACATTATGCATTATGTTAGCTGCAAGCCGACCGCTAACACTCGCGGAAATGAATATTGCCGTAAATCTAGACAATAAAGCACAATCTATATACGACCTTGACTTGGAGAGCGAAGAGGACTTCATAACGCATCTTAGATCTTGGTGCGGATTGTTTATCTCAGTCCACGACGGCAATATATACTTTCTTCATCAAACTGCTCGCGAGTTTCTCCTCGCAGATTTAATGTCACCCTCAAATGTTCGACCACAGCTACAATGGTATCAGTCTATCACAATCCAACACGCACACGCCGTCTTCGCAGAGGTTTGTTTGCTGTATCTGAACCTCTTTAACTCAGGCGTCAGTCCTCCGGACACTCCGGACACAACGGGCTCGGAAGTTAGCCAATCTGTCGATTGGGAAGCCTTACTCGATTACGCGGCAACTCACTGGGTTGTTCACCTTCGAAAAGGCGATATGGTCGACAATTCAGCAATGGCGACTGCTACCTTAAAAGTTTGCGATCCGAATGTGCACGAGGCATGGTTTGATATATACTGGGAACCTCCACCGTACAGGCCCAAGGAGTTTACGAATCTTATGATGGCATCGTTCTTGGGTCTGAAAGCTGTCGCTATGCTAGCTTTAGAAGGAGGCGCAGAGACCGAGGCGAAAGACAGCTTCGGTCGAACGTCACTACATTGGGCCGCTTATGAGGGCCACGAGGCGATTGTGGAGATGCTGTTGGACAAGGGCGTCGACATCAACGCGCATGACGCGAATTGTGGTTGCACACCGCTATGGTTGGCCGCCAGCAAGGGACATGAATCCATATGCAGATTATTGGTTTATAATGGAGCCCATATTGACGCAACTGATAACTGCGGCCAGACACCGTTGCTTTGTGCTGCAATGGAAGGCCACTGTGCCGTCGTTAATCTCCTGGCTAGTGATGGCGCTGACGTTGAAGCGAAAGATAAACATGGCTGGACAGCACTGTTGCGTGCCTCCACAAATGGCCATGACAACATCGTTAAGCTCTTGACTAGTAAAGGTGCCAAATTGGAGGCGAGAGAGGAGTTGAATGGTCGAACATCCCTATTGTGTGCCGCCGGAGAGGGACACTGCTCCATTGTTGAGATTTTTCTCAGACATGGGGCCGACATCGAAGACGTAGATAAACACGACAACACCCCGCTCTTGTTAGCCGCCTGGTCGGGATATGCAGCAACCGTCGAGATACTTCTTAAGAGTGGCGCCAACACTGAGTCAAAAGACTGCTTGGGTGGATCGTCCTTGCTATATGCCGTGGAAAATGGGCACATTGCCACTGTGCAGTATTTGCTGGATTACGGCGCTAAAATTGAATCTAAGGATGATCGGGGTCGGACGGTACTGCAGCTGGCTCAATTAAATCATGACGAAGCCATTATCACGTTGCTGCAGCGAGAACAGCAAAAGTTTTATCCGCGAAAACGACACCGCAGGACATACTAAATTATGGAAACATGACATGAACTGGGGGTTAGCGACTTGCACCTACCAACCTGCGAATTTATGGTCAACAAGATTCTTGAGTTCTTTCActatttcttctttcccATTTATGTACATGCGGTAGCCTTTGATACTGCCATGTAGTAGGCTCTTGCCTAATTGTTAACACACCCGCTTGGGTTGCTAACATTGTGATGTCTTTTGAGTGCGGTCACAAAGCAGCTCCCATTAATAAAGATGCACGGCCCTATCACCGCCTTTGGTGCTGTTTGCCCATTGGCATTGATTTCCATAGGATTCTACCAGATCTCTTTGACATACCTGCTCATCCAAAAGCACCTGCATTATCATTTACAAGTTGGTATCTACAGAGACTGTGCCCTTTGTGCCCTTTGCGTGCGTGGGCTGTTAGAAGATTTTCTAAGAGGAGTCGGGGTTAAATTAGCGCTGGTGGTGGTTAATGCGAAGCCGAGATTGTGAATAAAATTTGACTCAAGTATAGTACTATAAAGGAAATGCAGtaacgtaggtgcatagTGAGCTAGCCACCTAACCGCCTAAATGGAACTACCCTTCTATATCTCTTAATTTCTCCACCAAAAAATATAGAAACTTTAAATTAAGAATAGAAGATActcttagctattaaagctatagaGAAAACCCTAAATCTAAGCATCTAAGAAGCTATAAAGATCTATATAGTACCTTATAGTATGCTTAGCACTTATATTAACGGAATTACTCCACAGTATAATACTATGCCTCCCTGCTAGAAACTTATAAAACTTAAGGAGTCTATAATTATAGAGTATATTATTAACCTAGATGCGcaatcttttccttcttAGCTTACTAGTGTGTAAAATATAGCAAATTAACTACTAGCTAAATGCAATATGCCTCCTGTAGGactataataggctttaaactttacTAAGCGCTAACTATAGCTTTCTATACGTTTTACACgtagatataactattagaggGCCTTATGTAAAGATTGGAGTGGTTATTCGGGTTAGGGTTAGCAGGGATGTGGCGGGCAGTTaggaaagaaaaagtagGGCAAGAGTAGGTAATTTGTATAGGTAGAGACAGCAGAAAACCTATTTAGGTAGGCTAGCAGGAAAGCTAAAGTCTTTTATTTAGAGAGTATAGAAATGCTAAAGTCTTTTATTTAATAAGAGCTAATTAAAATAGAGTATATAGGTCTgctatatatactactaTAATACTACTAACGTGAATGCATAGCGAGTTAGTTAACATAGCAAGTCAGTCACGCAACCATAAAAATAGCACTATCCTTCTTTAATTGCATATTTCTCCGCTATAAATCATAGAATTATTAAGTAAAGAGAATTATATAAACTTAGCCCTTAAAGTAATATAATAAGACCTAAAGCTAAGCATTTAAGGCGCAGTAAAGGTATATAGTATTAGCTATAGTTTACTGTATAATTAACGTAATGGTAAAACTACAAGACATAATACCACGCCTAATTCTTAAAAGCTTATAGATCTAGAGGAATTAACTATTATTAAATACATTCTTAACCTAGACGCATAATCCTTTCCTCCctagcttagtagtatagaagatatagcaaattaacTGCTTGCTAATTGTAATGCGCTAACTATAGGactataataggctttaaactttattaaaTGCTAACTATAGCTTTCTATGTATTTTATATATaagtataactattagaggGCCTTATGcaaagatctaaagataattagCtcttagtttaagcttatacACAATACagttataaaatatagcatatataataataatttttataactttaataagactagctttataataggcataatcttaactataataattattataagcttagaaAGACATGGTAATCTAACTTTAGCTTAGCTAGgtaatagagaataggttttagtactctagtctattaattcttgCAGTTAGGTAatcctactatttattatagttataaGGCAGTATTACCttataaactagtataaagattCTACCCTACTAAGCAattaggttatctctataacttaaAATAGCTAGACCAcaaataagaaagctatagaaTAGATTAGGCATTTTAAAAAGCATACTAAGCCTTAAACTTATAGCGTATATtatcttcttatcctagataggcataaaagttactactcTACAGAATTTAAGATTTTCTGCAAAGAATAGAAGATTATCACGCTTTACatgctatcttatttatcttatattctttagccTCTAGATGTTAGGTGTTTTAGGCCGCTAAAAAAGGCTTAGG
It encodes the following:
- a CDS encoding ankyrin repeat domain-containing protein (similar to Togninia minima UCRPA7 XP_007919110.1), with translation MGDTTSENFLRVIVDPDDACVDIVAVHGLNPFNTKFHAERTWTVHSDSDRGALWLRDFLPKQLPNARVMLFGYNSNVAFETSISGVREQASNLLNRLQLKRRDAANRPIVFIAHSLGGIVVKQALVETKLNPTYEVIGRLTYGIAFFGTPHQGSDKAGLGEIVATVTRAVRRDVPNSFMESLKKDTLFSNELIENFKHQLEDRHIISFFETKPYKKHGLKLGLIVDKKSATLGLPGTRETSIGLDSDHDEMCKFASADDDMYEQVAGNIIQLVERAVEDAKHRQRLADLALPIASPGDGNNRIAAQEQLKIAKDQLQAQVNLVQKRTSDMEQECHQLFRLTNSNRDITYEWYKDQVRERVDGTCMWLLEHKHFQSWLTRESGPLLITADPGCGKSVLAKYLIDYGLPQSSTICYFFFKDHDQNTVRQALCALLHQLFNQKLPLIKYALPYYIKHGKGLINSTRSLWEILQMAINNNEAGPVIVVLDALDECAELDFANLMQNIRSQVCSSRSKHSKLKYLLTSRPYNEITSKFRDLLEPFPSMRIPGEEDSETISQEVNRVITYRVNQLRTKDPTKGQMEGLSPEIKRHLKRRLQKITHRTYLWVHLMFDYLDKEDFKRTKKGVDSAITAFPRSINEAYEQILNKSKDDPIVRKTLCIMLAASRPLTLAEMNIAVNLDNKAQSIYDLDLESEEDFITHLRSWCGLFISVHDGNIYFLHQTAREFLLADLMSPSNVRPQLQWYQSITIQHAHAVFAEVCLLYLNLFNSGVSPPDTPDTTGSEVSQSVDWEALLDYAATHWVVHLRKGDMVDNSAMATATLKVCDPNVHEAWFDIYWEPPPYRPKEFTNLMMASFLGLKAVAMLALEGGAETEAKDSFGRTSLHWAAYEGHEAIVEMLLDKGVDINAHDANCGCTPLWLAASKGHESICRLLVYNGAHIDATDNCGQTPLLCAAMEGHCAVVNLLASDGADVEAKDKHGWTALLRASTNGHDNIVKLLTSKGAKLEAREELNGRTSLLCAAGEGHCSIVEIFLRHGADIEDVDKHDNTPLLLAAWSGYAATVEILLKSGANTESKDCLGGSSLLYAVENGHIATVQYLLDYGAKIESKDDRGRTVLQLAQLNHDEAIITLLQREQQKFYPRKRHRRTY